The region CATCCGTAGTCAAGAAAGCGTCCGCCTGAAAATTCTGAAATAATCTGACGCGCTTTTTTAAATCTTCCGGAGTGACTCCAATTAATAAGTTTATCATTTGATAGAAGCTGTTTTCGGGCATAGTTTCCGGTAGAAAGTAGTTCTTTGATTTTGTTGTTCATAAGAATTATTATAAGAAGTCTTTGCGGAAAAACCAATGTTCAAAACTATAAGATTTAGTGTAGCATGTTATTTATGACCATTGAGGCAGTAAAAATACAGTTTCTTAGCACTTAGTCTAGTTTACGCTCAAAAGCGAGAGGCCTAAATAATGACAACACAAAACACATCGCAATCGTATAATGATTGGCATCAAGAAGTTCATGGTTCTGAATCTCTTGACGTCTTACAACTCGCACCCTGGCATCGTGCTACTCTTGAATTACTACCAGAAATTAAAAATAAAAAAGTTTTAGAGGTTGGCTGTGGTGCAGGGGATTTCTCCATTTATTTGTCCAAACAAATGGCAGAAGTGACGGGAGTTGATTTTTCTAGTCGAGCTATTGAAATCGCAAGTGCAAAGGCGAAAACTCATAAGGCATCGGCCCAATTTAAAGTGGCTGACGCTCAAAAACTTCCGTTTGAAAATAATCATTTTGATGTAGTTGTATCGTGTGAGTGTCTTGAACATGTGCCCACACCTTCTGAAATGCTTCAAGAATTACATCGTGTTTTAAAACCAGGTGGTATTTTGGTTTTAACAACTGAAAATTATTCTAATGCTATGATACTTTTATGGCTTAAAAACTGGATCACAAAAACTCCTTTTAACAGTGGTGCAGGTGTTCAACCTATTGAACATTTTTTTGTGTACTGGAAAATCAGACAACTCTTAAAAAACGTAGGCTTTAGTATTTTAAAGCAAACGGGGACACATCATGTTTTTATGATTCTTCCTCGTTTGCATCCACATACATTTGTAAAAGAAGAGTTTAAAAATTCTTTATTATCTCAAATTTTTCGTCCCATCGCACGGCATATGGCTTTTAAGGCCACAAAGCCGTTGAGATAATATTGGCCAATCGGCTGATCGTTCATATTGCACAAATTGATATCACCGAAGAAACCGGAATGGGTCGCGTCGCATTTCACTGGATACGTGAATTAAAAAAAAGAGGATATCAAGTTGTTCATATCGGCTCAAAAGAAGTCGGCTTGTCTTTTCATTCTGCGTTTTTCCCTATAAGGGCTAGGCTTTATCTTGAGCGCTTAAAATTAAATCCAGATCTTATTTTAGTTCATGAACCCGTCGCAGGAGCATTTATTTCAATGCGAGATCGACTTATGGTATTTAGTCACGGAATTGAGCGCCGAAATTGGGAACAAAGATTACATAAAAAACATTTTTCAGAAGGGCCTATATCGTTACGCACGCGCCTTTTGTTTCCTCTATGGAGATTGTTGTCATGTGATCAGGGGCTTAAAAAAGCGAGAAGTTTGCTTTTAATTAATCAAGATGACCAAAAGTTTGCTCAAGTCTATTATCGACGACAAATTGATGATATCTTGGTTTTTAGAAATGGTGTTGAAATAGTAAAAGATCCAATTTTAAAGAATAATCAAAATCCTTTAACGATACTTTTTAATGGCTCCTGGATCAAAAGAAAAGGAATCGATACCTTAGTCAAAGCGGCAATTGCTCTTTTTCAGAATAAAATTAAAGTTCGATGGCTTTTGGTGGGTACAGGTTATTCGGCTGAAAATATTTTGCAAGATTTCCCCGAAATTATGCGAGATGAAATTGAAGTTGTTTCTAGTTTTGAAAGAAAAGTCGAAACTCAATATTTAGAACGCGCTGATATTTTTATTTTGCCAAGTCTATTTGAAGGGCAACCACTCTCACTCTTACAAGCAATGGCACATGGCTTGCCCTGTGTTACGACAAATATATGTGGTCAAAAAGATATTATCAAACATGGTGAAAATGGAATTCTATTTGAGGCAGGTGATGGTGAAATGCTTGCCACGCAATTAAAAGAGCTCATAATTGATTCGGGAAAACGTCAGGCTATCGGTCAAAGGGCTTTTTTGTCAGTTCAAAATAGATCATGGAATGAAGTTACACGTGAGACTATTAATTGGATTGAAAGTCGCATTAAGTGAAAAGCAAACTTAACTTTTTTTATATCTCAAAATTTTAAGTTTTTCATCGTAAATTTTAAGAGTCTTTTGAGCAGCAGTTCGCCACTGAAAATCTAGTGCTCTTTGATGAGCCCAAATTCTTTTCTCTTTAAGCTGGGCCGTATCAGTGAGTAGGGCTATGACTTTATTTGCAAGAGCTTGGTGATCGCCTCGTGGGACCATCAAGTCATCTGGCAGCATCATTGTGGGCCCTGGCGAATTATAACTTATCACAGGTAATCCTGCTGCAAGCATCTCTAAAACCCCAAATCCAAAACCCTCTATATAAGATGGAAAAATGCCAATTGAACAATCAGATAAATGTTGAGGCAATTCTTGTGGGTGAAACTCTGGCACAATATCAAGATTTGAATGAAGTTTTTTTGGAAAATATTTTAGAATCTCTTCTTTGTTTCGATACTTTGCACCAAGGAGCTTAAATTTTGCGTGAGGAATGGCTTTTACAACTTGACTCACAATTTCTGGAAATTCTTTAGACCCTTTTCTAAGGTCAAATGTCCCAATAAAAGCGATTGTATCTGTGAGAGGCAGTGGTGAGGGATCTGTATTTTTTAATTTAACCCAACGATCGTGGGTTAGACCAAATGGAATTACAACAATTTTATCTTTTGGAAGCCCAATACTCATAAGCGCATCGCGATCTTCAGTATTACTTACGTTTATCAAATCACTAGATTTTAAAGTCAACTGGCTATCAAGCACACGTTGATTGAGTCTTCTTGAAGATGCATTTGGTAAAATATTTTTAATCCATGATTTTATACCATAATGTATTGGGATTTTTATTTTTACAAAATGTTGAACGAGCAAAACTGATCGAGCTACAAAAAGTGTATTGTTTGAAAACTCATCTCGCGCATAAGGAAGGCACCCATGATCGTAGTCAACAACATCATAAAGTGGTGCCGTTTTTTTTAGATAAACTCGAAGTGCGCGGCTAAATGCAAATGCTCGATCGCCTACAGGAAGTTTAAATACTCCAGGGCAGATTTCTTCATCTGATGCTAGTTTGCAATCTGCTCCTAATTCATTAAGGGATTGAGCAATTTCAATAAGTACTTTTGCGGCACCTAGTGTCACATCAAGAGGATTTGCGCTACATAAGAGGATTTTGGTCATGTGCTTTTTGGTAAAGCTCTAATCCAATATCTACAAGAATAATCAATATGATTTAATAAAATTGGTTCATTGAGATTTTTAATAAATTCATCAACGGCAAGTCGACAGCCTTCCCAATGACCATAATCATCAATTATGACGACACCCCCTGGGATCACTTTAGAATACAGATTGTCGAGGCAAATCTTAGTAGACTCGTACCAATCCCCATCAAGTCTGAGTACCGCAATTTTATCAATTTGCGGCGCTACCACAGGGACAGTTTTCTGAAACCAACCGATATGATATTTTAAAAGTTGGCTTGGATATTTAAGTTTAACTTCAAGTAAGTTTTTGTTGTCTTGAAGTGTTCCAACGCATTCTTGAATTGATTGCATTTTTCCGGATGCGAGGTGTTTGGCATACAGTGTTGCTGAAACCCCATCCTTTTGAGAATCAGGTTCTGGTAGACCTTCAAAGCTATCGAAAAGATGTATCACTCGCTTAGGAACTTTATGAGTACTTTGGTGTGCAAGTGCCATTATTCCAGGTGCACCGCCCTTCCAAACTCCACATTCAACAAAATCACCTTCAAGATTGTATTGATCAAGGTATTTTACTTGTTGCCACAGAGTTGCTAACCTTTCAAATGTTGTCATTGAATGACCCATTATCTGGGCTATAGCCTTTTTGATTTGAACTTCTTCGTCGTAACCAAAATTCCCGCTGGGTGCAAGTTGATCAAGTTTTACGCCTGTTGGCGGCCTCCAACCTCGTTTGATTAAGGGTGGGGAAAGTATATTGTTATAAATGTCGCCTTTAATCTTTTCAAACATGTCTATGGCCGCTCCGTAGTTTTTATAAGGCCCAAAGATTTAGGTTGTCATGCTTTGTATACGGCCTTTAATTTAAGGTTTTCATAAAGTTTGATTTTCTGCAAGTGACTTCGTGCTTTATGCCCCTAGTCTTACTTGCTGTGTTTTTGTTTGTCTAGGGAGTCGAATTACAAAACATGTGTTTTTAGAACTGGTATCTAAGAAAAGTGTTCCATGGTGCGCTTCAATAATACCTTTAGAAATACTTAATCCAAGACCCGTTCCTTTTCCGACTTCTTTTGTTGTGAAAAAAGGACTAAAAATTTTGGCTTCAAGATTTTTAGTTATTCCTAAGCCTGAATCGGTTACTGAAATCTCTATTTGATTGTCGCTAGTGCGTTTAGCGCTAACGTGTATCCATTTTTGACCTTGTTGAGAAATTATTGCATCTCGTGCGTTGCAAAAAATATTTAATAAGACTTGAGATATCTGAGTAGGATTGCATTCTAAGTCTAAAGATTCATCATCAAAGTTTAAAGAAATTTCAATGTCAGTACTCGTAAATTTTTCTTTTGAAAATGCCATGGTCTCTTCTATAAGTTCTTTGAGTAAAATTTTAATCGCCGGGTCATTGAGACCTTCTCTAGAAAAATTTTTAAGACCAGAAATAATTTTTGCAATTCTCTTAACTGTTTTTTCAATTTTAACGCAATTTTCTATAACTTTCGGAATTTTTACTTCTGATTTACTTAAGAGCTCATTTATTTGACCAGCTAGAATGTCTATTATTGCAAGTGGAGTATTGATTTCATGAGCGATGTCGCCTGCCATTTCTCCTAATGTCGCCATCTTAGCAGAATATATTTGACGCCCTCGTTCATGCTCAATGGTAGCTTTTGTTTTCACCATATCTGTGATGTCTCGTGAAATCCCGACGGTCATGATGACTTTACCTTCAGAATCAAAAATAGGTGATTTCACTGTATGACATATGCGAATTTCTCCATCATGTCTGGTGATGGGCTCTTGAGGAATATCTAAAATTTTGCCAGTATTAAAAACATAAGCATCATCTTTAACATATTGAAGTGTATGATCGGGTTCACTAAACGGAGCATCAACTATGCCCTTAAGTTGTTCATTGCTCATACCATAATATTCGCAAAAAGTTTGATTCGCCCACAGAAGTTTTGAATTCGGACCTTTAACTAAAACTAAATCACCAATGGCATCTAGAATTTGCTTAAAATTTTCTAAAGCCGATAAATCCTTCATAAAGAAGTTCCTCCAGCAAGACTTTGCATCCCAACTAAAAGATCAATAGCTTTATAAATTTCTGACAAAATTACTTGTCGATTAAAAGGTTTTTCAAAAACTTTATGAGCCCCTAACTTGATTGCCTCTTGAGGAGTTATATCAGAAAAACCCGTGATAAACATGAGTATGGGTATATCTGGATTCAACTGTCTTATTTTTTTGAGAAGCTCAACGCCATCACCACCAGGCATGCGAATATCTGAAAGTATGATATCAACTTTTTGCGTTTTCATAATATCAAATGCTATTTTTCCATTTGATGCTGAGATGACTCTAAAACCCACTTGCTCATAATCAAAAATTAAAGCTTCGCGAAGTTCTTCGTCATCTTCAACAATAAGTAGAGTTACATCTTCAGGTTTCATAATTATCTTGTCGGAGAACTCACGGAAGGCTTAAACGTTTTTAAAATGATGATCGACATATAATAATTGGGCGTTTGAAGATTTCTAAATGAAATTAATTTAGCAACATTTCAATAATAATTATAAAGGGAATAAAAAAGGCTACTCCCATTTAAAGGGGTAGCCTAGGTTAAATAATATCAATTCAACTTTTTAATAATTTATTGTGCGCAAATCATATTTTCGAGGTAGGGCCCTTCTGCTGGTGTGCAATTTGTGTTGCGCACGAGCGTATGACAGCCGCCTTCTTTATTTACCCAAATTTGGGCTGCTCGTTCGCAGGTGCGAGGATTGTATTGCCACTCTCCACGAAGACCCCAGCCTTCATTGCCACTTACAAACTCGCCCCAAGCGCGGTCGTATTGTGCGGTCTGTGCACCATCCATGATGTAACCACAATACCACTTTTCTACTACGCAATTAGCTGCAGCAGTGGATGAAAGCGTTGTACTAACTCCTAAAACTACCAACATAAGACTTAAAACAACATGCGTACGTAATTTCTTAAATGACATAGGTTCCCCTTTTTTTGGTTTCTTAGCAAAAGCCTAATATTAGCAGGTAGATAAAACTACTTAATTTTATCTTGAGATTTGCTTTCAATACTTACGTTTAGTTTACGACCGGTCAGAAAACTCGTAAAAAAACATACGGCGTAACAACGCCAAAGACTTCAAATATGTTAAAAAACCGATAAGCCTTCATAATTTGACTTGCTGAGAACTAATATATTGGCGCTGAGCATAATAGTTGAGAATTCAATTTACTTTATGGCCATTGGCGTGTGTTATCTCATCCAAAGAGGCGGCATAGTGCTGCCTTTTAAATTTATATTATAAGGAAGACAAAAAATGCAAAAAGGTACAATTAAGTTTTTTAACGTCGCTAAAGGTTTTGGATTCATCACACCTGACAACGGAAGCAAAGATGTGTTCGTTCATGCTAATGATATTGGCGGCGCACAACTCCAAGAAGGCGACAAAGTTGAATTTGAAGTAGTTGAAGGCAAAAAAGGCCCTCAAGCAAGTCAAGTTCGCGTTATCTAATTTTAAAAATTGAAATTTAGATAGTAAAGGGGCAGGTAACTGCCCCTTTTTTTTATTCTTCACATGCTATTAAGTCAGACAGCTTTTTTATCCAGTTTGGAGTCAGCGTTTTTATTTTTATAAGCTCTTGAGCACGTTTTGAATCCATTTTCTTAGTGTTACCAAAGATAAAAAGTTCTTCAATTGAGACGAGGATTTCTTCTTGTGAAATGAGCGTTAATATTTCGCCAGCTTCAATAATGCCTTCTTTTAAAACGCGAAAATAAACTCCAGGTCTGTTTGATTTATTAAACGTTTTTAAAATCGAAGGATCATTAAACTTTGCCACAAGTTTGCTGCAAGGAAATCGAGGCTGAGAGACCTGAACTATAGCTTTGCCAATTTCAAATGTATCGCCAATATAAATTTTATCTTCAGGCAAATGATCAATCGTGAGATTTTCACCAAATGCGCCAAATTCGTATTTATCTTGTGGACGATTTTTCTCCCACCACCCATAAGCATCATGAGAATACGCATAAAGTGCTTTATCAACTCCACCGTGAACTTTTAAATCAGCTTGACCATCACTCTCTAAATTTAATCTGCAAAGCTTTACGGGTGTATTAATTGGCGACTTAAAAATTCCAGTTGTTATTTCATGATCACGATAAGTGATCGTTTTGGGTGTTCCAACTTGAATTGAGAGTATCTTCATATTTTTATTTTTTAATAGTGCCATTACAATACCCCACATCGCCTGAAACTACAGAAAGATAATAACGATCTAAAATTGAAGATACAGAATGATCATCATACGATGGGTGACTGCTTGGTTTGAAATCAGAAAAGTAAGTCCAGAGTTGTTGATCAAATTTTGTAGTTTCAGTTTTGTAATATTTAACGTTATTGTAAGCTTCAAATGCTCCAAATATGAATAAAGTAATAAACCCAAGTCGCAATAGTTTATAAGGATCAACCTTGTTAAACAACCATTTTTCGGTGATAGAATATCCTGTGTAAATAATCATGATAATTGGAACCAGGCAAAACAATGTTCGCATTGAATGGGGGATGCCTTCATTAGTGAGGCTCACAGGAAGGTTGCTCACAAGAAAAGTTATACCTAAATAAGTCATAAACAGATTTTTTCTTTTAATTTCGCGAATCATTACAAAGAGGCCGATCAAATAAAAGGGTAGAAAAAATTGATTAAGTTGCCCCTTATAGCCTGTGTGATGTCTTCTATTCGCATCACCTATGAAAAATAAAAATCGCGGGTCTAATTGTTTCTTTAGAGTATTAAGATCTAGTGCAATTCCACTCTGACTTTTAACAACATGGTAACGTTGCATTGTAAGTTTGGGTCCTAAAATATCTAAAAAAGTAGGTACTGCTAAAAATAATGCCAGTAAAGTGGAAATTAAAAAACCTCTATAAGCTTTTAAACATTCAGTAAATTTGAAGTTATAAAGGCCGCCGTGTTTTTTGTAAATAAAGTATAAGATAATTGGGAAGTGAGTGAAGTAAAAAAGTTTAGTCCCGTAATAAGTGTAGAGCATGCTTGCGACAAAAAAACCATTAATCAGGCCAAATTTAATATGACTTGGTTTTTCAATTACGAGCCATGTAGATACAAAAAGCCCCAGGTAAAAAAATATGGATATAGAGAACTCACCAGCGATTCGATGGGGTAGTAAAAACCAAGATGACATTAGAAAAAAGGCAAACATAAGACTTCCAGCTACGGGAATTTTTAAACTGTCAAAGTATTTACTTTTTTTAATAAAAACAAAAGTTAAAGCACAGCCTAGAAAACCCATTGCGAGAACTATAATTCGAGCCATGTGAATATCGATGGGCATAAATAGACCTACAAGAGCGATGATATAGGCCAAAATCGGAGGGCGGTAGTCGTCAAAAACTCTTAAATACCACGGCCAAGATATTCCATATTCATCTGCTCCAGTTAGTCTGATGCAAAAAGCATTTAGAGTATTTGCCAAATGATCGACGTGATACCCGGTGGGGAGAGTTGAGCTCCCTTGAAAATATGTAGCCGTGGCAATGAGGATTATTAGAATGTTTAAAATTAAAACCACAGGTTTTATATTTTTCATGACGCTCTTCAGTAGAGAATTATGCCTACACTTGTGTCAATCTTTCTTTTGAATCTTGCTTGGCAAGCTCGCAGCAGCCTATAATTTATCTAAACATTACATGCTTCAATGAGGGCAAAACTTCATGTCATATTTTTTTATTGTTTTCTCAGGAATATTAGTCGTCTCTTGGCTTTATATTTGGAAGCGATTAGTACTCACAAGTCAACTTCCCACTGTATGGAAGTATGCGGCGCAGAGTTTTCTTGTCTTATTACTTTTAATGCAAATAGCTTTGCCTTTTATTTATCGTCTCAAAGCTAAGGGAAATATTGAAGTTCCAAATATTTTATTTTGGATAGGCTATGGGGCACTTGGCTTTATGGTGTTTATGGTTTTTGCAACTATTGCACGAGATGTTTTTACGTTTTTAAGTCTAAAAACATATGCCAAAGATTTTGACCCGACGAGACGTCTTTTTTTATTTCGCTCAATAAATGTTGTGAGTGTTACAGCGGCTGTAGGTGCTGCGTTCATTGGAACTAAAACAGCTTTGCAGGGGCCCATGCTTAAAGAGGTTGTAGTGCCAGTGCCTGGGCTTCATCCAGATTTAGATGGTTTTACAATTGCACAAATCAGTGATCTTCACGTAGGGCCGACAATTAAAAAATTTCACGTTCAAAGAGTAGTGCAGCTAGTTCAAAGTGCTAAGCCAGATATGATTGCAATTACAGGTGATCTAGTTGATGGAACACCTGAGCAACTTGCTGAAGATGTAGCTCCTTTGGGGGAACTCAGTGCTCCGATGGGTAAGTTTTATGTAACCGGTAATCATGAATATTATTGGGATGTAAATGCTTGGAGTGCAAAAGTTAAATCTTTGGGAATAGATCAATTAAATAACGAACATCGATTACTCAATATTGGTCAAGCGCGACTCATGGTTGGTGGTGTTAGAGAATATTCTTGCGCTCGCATAGAGCCTGACCATGTATCAGACCCACATAAGGCCATTGAAGGTGCTGAGCATTCTGATTTTAAATTGCTATTAGCTCATCAACCGCGCAGTTGTTATAAAGCCAGTGAAGCGGGATTTGATCTTATGATTTGTGGTCATACACATAACGGACAATTCATGCCGTGGAATTTAATTACGCGATTTGCGCATCCTTATCATAGTGGGCTTAATCGTCACAAAGATAAACTCTGGGTGTATGTCAATGCTGCCACAGGTTATTGGGGGCCTCCTCAGCGTTTGGGTATTCCGTCAGAGGTCACATTAATACGCCTTAAAAGTGTTCAAAAGAGCTAATGATGAAACTCTCACTGATTGGAAAAAATTTTACTGCATTAGTGAGTTCAAATTTTCTGATTCAATTCGTGAGATTTTTAACAATAGCATTATTGGCGCGCAGGTTAGGTTCACAAGCTTTTGGAGTTTATAGTTATATTGTTTTAATAATCACATATGGTTTTGTTCTTGTTGAATTCGGTCTTAAAAATGTTGCCCTCAGAGAGCTTGCTCAAGGTCGTGGTTCAAAAAAATTCGTTAAGCAAATTTTAAAAGTCAGACTAGCTTTAGCATGTGTGGGTTTTATTGGTGTCATTGGTCTATGCTCAATGGCATTTTCAAACGGTATTTATTTTTTGCCAACGGTAGTCTTGGCCTTAAGTTTATTTGTTGATGCCTTTTTGCTTGATTTTGTCGTTATTGCTCAAGAAAAATTGGTGGTTCAAGCTATTGGCAATGTCGCCCAAGCATTGTTTTTATATTTAGGATGTCTTTTGTTTGTTCATAGTGAAGGGGATTTTTTAATTTTATCTTGGCTTTATCTTTTAAGTCATGTGATTTGGATTTCAATATTTTTAATTGCGGGAAAACCTTTTTCATTG is a window of Oligoflexia bacterium DNA encoding:
- a CDS encoding glycosyltransferase, whose product is MANRLIVHIAQIDITEETGMGRVAFHWIRELKKRGYQVVHIGSKEVGLSFHSAFFPIRARLYLERLKLNPDLILVHEPVAGAFISMRDRLMVFSHGIERRNWEQRLHKKHFSEGPISLRTRLLFPLWRLLSCDQGLKKARSLLLINQDDQKFAQVYYRRQIDDILVFRNGVEIVKDPILKNNQNPLTILFNGSWIKRKGIDTLVKAAIALFQNKIKVRWLLVGTGYSAENILQDFPEIMRDEIEVVSSFERKVETQYLERADIFILPSLFEGQPLSLLQAMAHGLPCVTTNICGQKDIIKHGENGILFEAGDGEMLATQLKELIIDSGKRQAIGQRAFLSVQNRSWNEVTRETINWIESRIK
- a CDS encoding class I SAM-dependent methyltransferase, whose protein sequence is MTTQNTSQSYNDWHQEVHGSESLDVLQLAPWHRATLELLPEIKNKKVLEVGCGAGDFSIYLSKQMAEVTGVDFSSRAIEIASAKAKTHKASAQFKVADAQKLPFENNHFDVVVSCECLEHVPTPSEMLQELHRVLKPGGILVLTTENYSNAMILLWLKNWITKTPFNSGAGVQPIEHFFVYWKIRQLLKNVGFSILKQTGTHHVFMILPRLHPHTFVKEEFKNSLLSQIFRPIARHMAFKATKPLR
- a CDS encoding cold-shock protein: MQKGTIKFFNVAKGFGFITPDNGSKDVFVHANDIGGAQLQEGDKVEFEVVEGKKGPQASQVRVI
- a CDS encoding glycosyltransferase family 4 protein — encoded protein: MTKILLCSANPLDVTLGAAKVLIEIAQSLNELGADCKLASDEEICPGVFKLPVGDRAFAFSRALRVYLKKTAPLYDVVDYDHGCLPYARDEFSNNTLFVARSVLLVQHFVKIKIPIHYGIKSWIKNILPNASSRRLNQRVLDSQLTLKSSDLINVSNTEDRDALMSIGLPKDKIVVIPFGLTHDRWVKLKNTDPSPLPLTDTIAFIGTFDLRKGSKEFPEIVSQVVKAIPHAKFKLLGAKYRNKEEILKYFPKKLHSNLDIVPEFHPQELPQHLSDCSIGIFPSYIEGFGFGVLEMLAAGLPVISYNSPGPTMMLPDDLMVPRGDHQALANKVIALLTDTAQLKEKRIWAHQRALDFQWRTAAQKTLKIYDEKLKILRYKKS
- a CDS encoding metallophosphoesterase; translated protein: MSYFFIVFSGILVVSWLYIWKRLVLTSQLPTVWKYAAQSFLVLLLLMQIALPFIYRLKAKGNIEVPNILFWIGYGALGFMVFMVFATIARDVFTFLSLKTYAKDFDPTRRLFLFRSINVVSVTAAVGAAFIGTKTALQGPMLKEVVVPVPGLHPDLDGFTIAQISDLHVGPTIKKFHVQRVVQLVQSAKPDMIAITGDLVDGTPEQLAEDVAPLGELSAPMGKFYVTGNHEYYWDVNAWSAKVKSLGIDQLNNEHRLLNIGQARLMVGGVREYSCARIEPDHVSDPHKAIEGAEHSDFKLLLAHQPRSCYKASEAGFDLMICGHTHNGQFMPWNLITRFAHPYHSGLNRHKDKLWVYVNAATGYWGPPQRLGIPSEVTLIRLKSVQKS
- a CDS encoding MOSC domain-containing protein, giving the protein MALLKNKNMKILSIQVGTPKTITYRDHEITTGIFKSPINTPVKLCRLNLESDGQADLKVHGGVDKALYAYSHDAYGWWEKNRPQDKYEFGAFGENLTIDHLPEDKIYIGDTFEIGKAIVQVSQPRFPCSKLVAKFNDPSILKTFNKSNRPGVYFRVLKEGIIEAGEILTLISQEEILVSIEELFIFGNTKKMDSKRAQELIKIKTLTPNWIKKLSDLIACEE
- a CDS encoding TylF/MycF/NovP-related O-methyltransferase, whose protein sequence is MFEKIKGDIYNNILSPPLIKRGWRPPTGVKLDQLAPSGNFGYDEEVQIKKAIAQIMGHSMTTFERLATLWQQVKYLDQYNLEGDFVECGVWKGGAPGIMALAHQSTHKVPKRVIHLFDSFEGLPEPDSQKDGVSATLYAKHLASGKMQSIQECVGTLQDNKNLLEVKLKYPSQLLKYHIGWFQKTVPVVAPQIDKIAVLRLDGDWYESTKICLDNLYSKVIPGGVVIIDDYGHWEGCRLAVDEFIKNLNEPILLNHIDYSCRYWIRALPKST
- a CDS encoding response regulator, encoding MKPEDVTLLIVEDDEELREALIFDYEQVGFRVISASNGKIAFDIMKTQKVDIILSDIRMPGGDGVELLKKIRQLNPDIPILMFITGFSDITPQEAIKLGAHKVFEKPFNRQVILSEIYKAIDLLVGMQSLAGGTSL
- a CDS encoding ATP-binding protein, whose product is MKDLSALENFKQILDAIGDLVLVKGPNSKLLWANQTFCEYYGMSNEQLKGIVDAPFSEPDHTLQYVKDDAYVFNTGKILDIPQEPITRHDGEIRICHTVKSPIFDSEGKVIMTVGISRDITDMVKTKATIEHERGRQIYSAKMATLGEMAGDIAHEINTPLAIIDILAGQINELLSKSEVKIPKVIENCVKIEKTVKRIAKIISGLKNFSREGLNDPAIKILLKELIEETMAFSKEKFTSTDIEISLNFDDESLDLECNPTQISQVLLNIFCNARDAIISQQGQKWIHVSAKRTSDNQIEISVTDSGLGITKNLEAKIFSPFFTTKEVGKGTGLGLSISKGIIEAHHGTLFLDTSSKNTCFVIRLPRQTKTQQVRLGA